From a single Fusobacterium pseudoperiodonticum genomic region:
- a CDS encoding Fic family protein, which produces MNIIVEKMTNEYIDDLLVRAAHHSTAIEGNTLTLGDTISILIHNYIPKGMTEREYYEVKNYKKAFELLLKADRVISTDLIKNYHRYIMENLREDNGEFKKIQNIILGSVIETTKPYLVPTVIEDWCQNLEYRLNNAKTDEEKIEAILDQHIKFEKIHPFGDGNGRTGRLLIIHSCLKENLAPILIPKEEKGKYINFLTSENIKEFVKWGIELENKEKERIELFHNKEKEEK; this is translated from the coding sequence ATGAATATTATTGTAGAAAAAATGACAAATGAGTATATAGATGATTTATTGGTTAGAGCAGCACATCATTCCACAGCTATTGAAGGAAATACTCTGACTTTAGGAGATACTATTTCTATTCTTATTCACAATTATATTCCTAAAGGAATGACAGAAAGAGAATATTATGAGGTCAAAAATTATAAAAAAGCTTTTGAATTACTTTTAAAAGCTGATAGAGTAATTTCAACTGATTTAATTAAAAATTACCATAGGTATATTATGGAAAATTTGAGAGAAGATAATGGAGAATTTAAAAAGATACAAAATATTATTTTAGGCTCAGTTATTGAGACAACTAAACCATATTTAGTTCCTACAGTTATAGAAGATTGGTGCCAAAATTTAGAATATAGACTGAATAATGCTAAAACAGATGAAGAAAAAATAGAGGCAATATTGGATCAACATATAAAATTTGAAAAGATTCATCCTTTTGGAGATGGAAATGGAAGAACTGGAAGATTATTAATTATTCATAGTTGTTTAAAAGAAAATTTGGCTCCTATTTTAATTCCAAAAGAAGAAAAAGGAAAATATATAAATTTTTTAACATCTGAAAATATTAAAGAATTTGTTAAATGGGGGATAGAATTAGAAAATAAAGAAAAAGAAAGAATAGAATTATTTCACAATAAAGAAAAAGAAGAAAAATAA
- a CDS encoding type II toxin-antitoxin system PemK/MazF family toxin yields the protein MTYEVLGVYLVDFKTNNVGGEMSGKHYALVLSELSKKDSTLLAAPITSKKAGKKYRGGFTINCTKYQKNPTYAKAFVKIRKIREISKYRIYGDKIYDLDKDDVRLLQETFKNFFSFLNESDDIKIKAEGTI from the coding sequence ATGACTTATGAGGTTTTAGGGGTTTATTTAGTAGATTTTAAGACTAATAATGTTGGTGGAGAAATGTCAGGAAAGCATTATGCACTAGTATTAAGTGAATTATCTAAAAAAGATAGTACTTTATTAGCAGCTCCTATAACAAGTAAAAAAGCTGGTAAAAAGTACAGAGGTGGATTTACTATAAATTGTACTAAATACCAAAAAAATCCAACCTATGCAAAAGCATTTGTGAAAATAAGGAAAATTAGAGAAATTTCAAAATATAGAATCTATGGTGATAAAATTTATGATTTAGATAAAGATGATGTTAGGCTATTACAAGAAACATTTAAAAACTTTTTTTCTTTTTTAAATGAATCAGATGATATTAAAATAAAAGCAGAAGGAACTATTTAA
- a CDS encoding aminotransferase class I/II-fold pyridoxal phosphate-dependent enzyme, giving the protein MSKLDQNKTPLFTVLKDEYVRRNILPFHVPGHKRGKGVDKEFFNFMGEAPFSIDVTIFKMVDGLHHPKSCIKEAQELLADAYGVKHSFFAVNGTSGAIQAMIMSVIKAGEKILVPRNVHKSVSAGIILSGSEPVYMNPEIDENLGIALGVKPQTVENMLKQDPDIAAVLLINPTYYGVATDLKKIADIVHSYDIPLIVDEAHGPHLHFHDELPVSAVDAGADICTQSTHKILGSMTQMSVIHVNSDRVDVEKVKQILSLLHTTSPSYPLMASLDCARRQIATEGQELLTKAIELAKYFRREANRIPGIYCFGEELVGKEGFFAFDPTKITISAKELGLKGGELESLLVDDYNIQMELSDYYNTLGLVTIGDTEESIDRLLDALRDISKRFFGKGKTLEKNNIKLPETPELVLMPREAFYSEKNKVPFKESVGKISGEMIMAYPPGIPIIIAGERISQDIIDYIEELKEADLHIQGMEDPELETINVIEEEDAIYLYTEKMKNVLIGVQTNLGVNKTGTEFGPDDLIQAYPDTFDEMELITVERQKEDFNDKKLKFKNTVLHTCEKIAKRVNEAVIDGYRPILVGGDHSISLGSVAGVSLEKEIGILWISAHGDMNTPESTLTGNIHGMPLALIQGLGDRELVNCFYEGAKVDSRNIVIFGAREIEVEERKIIEKTGVKIVYYDDILRKGIDNVLEEVKDYLNVDNLHISIDMNVFDPEIAPGVSVPVRNGMSSDEMFKSLKFAFKNYSVTSADITEFNPLNDTNGKTAELVDDIVQYMMNPDY; this is encoded by the coding sequence ATGTCTAAATTAGATCAAAATAAAACACCGTTATTTACAGTATTAAAAGATGAATATGTAAGAAGAAATATACTTCCATTTCATGTTCCTGGACACAAAAGAGGTAAAGGAGTAGACAAAGAGTTTTTTAACTTTATGGGAGAAGCTCCGTTTTCTATAGATGTAACAATATTTAAAATGGTTGATGGATTACATCATCCGAAAAGTTGTATAAAAGAAGCTCAAGAGTTATTAGCAGATGCCTATGGAGTAAAACATAGTTTTTTTGCAGTAAATGGAACTTCTGGAGCAATACAAGCGATGATAATGTCAGTTATCAAAGCTGGAGAAAAAATATTAGTACCAAGAAACGTACACAAATCAGTATCAGCAGGGATTATTCTAAGTGGATCTGAACCTGTGTACATGAATCCTGAAATAGATGAAAACTTAGGAATTGCTTTAGGGGTAAAACCTCAAACAGTTGAAAATATGTTGAAACAAGATCCTGATATAGCTGCAGTACTTTTAATAAATCCAACTTATTATGGAGTGGCAACAGACCTAAAAAAGATAGCAGATATAGTTCATAGTTATGACATACCTTTAATTGTTGATGAAGCACATGGGCCTCATTTACATTTCCATGACGAATTACCAGTATCAGCTGTTGATGCAGGAGCAGATATCTGTACTCAAAGTACACATAAAATTTTAGGTTCAATGACTCAAATGTCTGTTATTCATGTAAATTCTGATAGAGTTGATGTTGAAAAAGTAAAACAAATTTTAAGTTTACTTCATACAACATCTCCATCTTATCCATTGATGGCATCTCTTGACTGTGCAAGAAGACAAATAGCTACTGAAGGACAAGAATTACTTACTAAGGCTATTGAGCTTGCTAAATACTTTAGAAGAGAAGCTAATAGAATTCCTGGAATTTACTGTTTTGGTGAAGAACTTGTTGGAAAAGAAGGTTTCTTTGCTTTTGACCCAACAAAAATAACTATATCAGCTAAAGAATTAGGACTTAAGGGTGGAGAACTTGAAAGTCTACTTGTAGACGACTACAATATCCAAATGGAATTATCAGATTACTATAACACTTTAGGACTTGTTACTATAGGTGATACAGAAGAAAGTATAGATAGATTACTTGATGCTTTAAGAGATATCAGTAAGAGATTTTTTGGAAAAGGAAAGACTTTAGAAAAAAATAATATAAAACTTCCTGAAACACCTGAATTAGTATTGATGCCTAGAGAAGCATTCTACAGTGAAAAGAATAAAGTTCCGTTCAAGGAAAGTGTAGGAAAGATTTCTGGTGAAATGATAATGGCATATCCACCTGGTATACCAATAATCATTGCTGGAGAAAGAATCAGTCAAGATATAATAGATTATATAGAAGAATTAAAAGAAGCAGATCTACATATTCAAGGTATGGAAGATCCAGAACTTGAAACTATAAATGTAATTGAAGAAGAAGACGCTATTTACTTATATACTGAAAAGATGAAGAATGTACTTATTGGAGTACAAACAAATCTTGGAGTTAATAAGACAGGTACTGAGTTTGGACCAGATGATTTAATTCAAGCATATCCAGATACTTTTGATGAAATGGAATTAATCACAGTTGAAAGACAAAAAGAAGATTTCAACGATAAGAAATTGAAATTCAAAAATACAGTTTTACATACTTGTGAAAAGATAGCTAAGAGAGTTAATGAAGCAGTTATTGATGGCTATAGACCAATACTTGTTGGAGGAGACCACTCAATTTCATTAGGAAGTGTGGCAGGGGTTTCTTTAGAAAAAGAAATTGGAATCTTATGGATAAGTGCTCATGGAGATATGAATACTCCTGAAAGTACATTGACAGGAAATATCCATGGAATGCCTCTAGCTTTAATTCAAGGGCTTGGAGATAGAGAACTTGTAAACTGTTTCTATGAAGGAGCTAAAGTAGATAGCAGAAACATAGTTATCTTTGGAGCGAGAGAAATTGAAGTAGAAGAAAGAAAAATTATAGAAAAAACTGGAGTAAAAATAGTTTACTACGATGATATTTTAAGAAAAGGAATAGATAATGTGTTAGAAGAAGTTAAAGATTATCTAAATGTAGATAATCTACATATCAGTATAGATATGAACGTCTTTGACCCAGAAATTGCTCCTGGAGTATCTGTACCAGTTAGAAATGGAATGTCATCTGATGAAATGTTCAAATCATTGAAGTTTGCATTTAAAAACTACTCAGTTACATCAGCAGATATAACTGAATTTAACCCATTGAATGATACTAATGGAAAAACTGCTGAACTTGTTGATGATATAGTTCAATATATGATGAACCCAGATTATTAA
- the secY gene encoding preprotein translocase subunit SecY has product MTLMEKFSSRLSSIVKIPELRERIIFTLLMFLVARVGTLIPAPGVDVDRLASMASKSDVLSYINMFSGGAFTRISIFSLGIIPYINASIVVSLLVSIIPQLEEIQKEGESGRNRITQWTRYLTIALAIIQGAGVCLWLQSVGLVYNPGISFFVRTITTLTAGTVFLMWVGEQISVKGIGNGVSLIIFLNVISRAPSSVIQTVQKMQGDKFLIPLFVLVAFLATITIAGIVLFQLGQRKIPIHYVGKGFSSKSGIGEKSFIPLRLNTAGVMPVIFASVFMLIPGVIVNALPSDLQLKTTLSIIFGQNHPVYMILYALVIMFFSFFYTALVFDPEKVAENLRQSGGTIPGIRPGEETVEYLEGVASRITWGGGLFLAVISILPYVIFTSLGLPVYFGGTGIIIVVGVALDTIQQIDAHLVMRDYKGFI; this is encoded by the coding sequence ATGACTTTAATGGAGAAATTTAGCTCTAGATTAAGTAGTATAGTAAAAATTCCTGAACTTAGAGAAAGAATTATTTTCACATTATTAATGTTCTTGGTTGCCAGAGTAGGAACTTTAATTCCTGCTCCTGGTGTAGATGTAGATAGACTTGCTTCGATGGCTTCTAAAAGTGACGTACTTAGCTATATAAATATGTTTTCTGGAGGAGCCTTCACAAGAATATCTATATTCTCATTAGGGATTATCCCTTACATTAATGCGTCAATAGTTGTAAGTTTACTTGTATCTATTATTCCTCAACTTGAAGAAATTCAAAAAGAAGGGGAATCTGGAAGAAATAGAATAACTCAATGGACAAGATACTTGACAATAGCACTTGCTATTATTCAAGGAGCTGGAGTTTGTCTTTGGCTACAATCTGTTGGACTTGTTTATAATCCAGGAATAAGCTTTTTTGTAAGAACAATAACTACACTAACAGCTGGAACTGTATTCTTAATGTGGGTAGGAGAACAAATTTCTGTCAAAGGAATAGGAAATGGAGTTTCGCTTATTATATTCTTAAATGTAATATCAAGAGCTCCTTCAAGTGTTATACAAACAGTTCAAAAAATGCAAGGAGATAAATTCTTAATTCCTTTATTTGTATTGGTAGCATTCCTTGCTACTATAACAATAGCTGGAATAGTATTATTTCAACTTGGGCAAAGAAAAATTCCTATTCATTATGTTGGAAAAGGATTTAGCTCAAAAAGTGGAATAGGAGAGAAATCTTTTATTCCGTTAAGACTTAATACAGCAGGAGTAATGCCTGTAATCTTTGCATCTGTATTTATGTTAATTCCTGGAGTAATAGTTAATGCTCTTCCTTCAGACTTACAATTAAAAACAACTTTATCTATAATATTTGGGCAAAATCACCCAGTATATATGATATTGTATGCTTTAGTAATAATGTTCTTCTCATTTTTCTACACAGCTTTAGTTTTTGATCCTGAAAAGGTTGCAGAAAACTTAAGACAAAGTGGAGGAACTATACCTGGAATTAGACCAGGGGAAGAAACAGTAGAATATCTTGAAGGTGTTGCTTCAAGAATTACATGGGGTGGAGGATTATTCTTAGCAGTAATCTCTATACTACCATATGTAATATTTACTTCTCTGGGACTTCCAGTTTATTTTGGTGGAACAGGAATAATCATTGTTGTTGGTGTTGCACTAGATACTATACAACAAATAGATGCTCATTTAGTCATGAGAGACTATAAAGGATTTATTTAA
- the rplO gene encoding 50S ribosomal protein L15, with protein MKLNELTPSVPKKNRKRIGRGNSSGWGKTAGKGSNGQNSRAGGGVKPYFEGGQMPIYRRVPKRGFSNAIFKKEYTVISLSLLNDNFEDGEEVTLETLFNKFLIKKVRDGIKVLGNGELNKKLTVKVHKISKSAQAAIEAKGGTVEIVEVKGFERAESNK; from the coding sequence GTGAAACTAAATGAATTAACACCTTCAGTTCCTAAAAAGAACAGAAAAAGAATAGGAAGAGGAAACTCATCTGGTTGGGGAAAAACAGCTGGAAAAGGTAGCAATGGTCAAAATTCAAGAGCAGGTGGAGGAGTAAAACCTTACTTTGAAGGTGGACAAATGCCTATCTATAGAAGAGTTCCAAAAAGAGGATTCTCAAACGCTATATTCAAAAAAGAATATACAGTTATATCTTTAAGTTTATTAAATGATAACTTTGAAGATGGAGAAGAAGTAACTTTAGAAACTTTATTCAATAAATTCTTAATCAAAAAAGTAAGAGACGGAATCAAAGTTTTAGGAAATGGAGAACTTAACAAAAAATTAACTGTTAAAGTACATAAAATATCTAAATCAGCTCAAGCTGCTATTGAAGCAAAAGGTGGAACAGTTGAAATAGTTGAAGTTAAAGGTTTTGAAAGAGCAGAAAGTAATAAATAA
- the rpmD gene encoding 50S ribosomal protein L30, with product MARLRIELVKSIIGRKPNHIATAKSLGLKKMHDVVEHNETPELKGKLAQISYLLKIEEVQA from the coding sequence ATGGCAAGACTTAGAATAGAGCTTGTAAAAAGCATAATCGGAAGAAAGCCTAATCACATAGCGACTGCAAAGTCACTAGGGCTTAAGAAGATGCATGATGTTGTAGAACATAATGAAACACCTGAATTAAAAGGGAAATTAGCTCAAATTTCTTATTTGTTAAAAATTGAGGAGGTGCAAGCATAG
- the rpsE gene encoding 30S ribosomal protein S5, whose protein sequence is MLNREDNQYQEKLLKISRVSKTTKGGRTISFSVLAAVGDGEGKIGLGLGKANGVPDAIRKAIAAAKKNIVKISLKNNTIPHEITGRWGATTLWMAPAYEGTGVIAGSASREILELVGVHDILTKIKGSRNKHNVARATVEALKLLRTAEEIAALRGLEVKDILS, encoded by the coding sequence TTGTTGAACAGAGAAGATAATCAATATCAAGAAAAATTATTGAAGATATCTAGAGTTTCTAAGACAACTAAAGGAGGAAGAACAATATCTTTCTCAGTATTAGCTGCTGTTGGAGATGGAGAAGGTAAAATAGGATTAGGACTAGGAAAAGCAAACGGAGTTCCTGATGCTATAAGAAAAGCTATTGCAGCTGCAAAAAAGAATATCGTAAAGATATCTTTAAAGAATAATACAATACCTCATGAAATTACAGGAAGATGGGGAGCAACTACTTTATGGATGGCACCAGCATATGAAGGGACTGGAGTAATAGCTGGTTCTGCTTCAAGAGAAATATTAGAATTAGTTGGGGTTCATGACATTTTAACTAAAATTAAAGGGTCAAGAAATAAACATAATGTAGCAAGAGCTACTGTGGAAGCATTAAAATTACTTAGAACTGCTGAAGAAATAGCAGCTTTAAGAGGATTAGAAGTTAAGGATATCTTAAGCTAG
- the rplR gene encoding 50S ribosomal protein L18 → MFKKVDRKASRQKKQMSIRNKISGTPERPRLSVFRSNTNIFAQLIDDVNGVTLVSASTIDKALKGSIANGGNVEAAKAIGKAIAERAKEKGINAIVFDRSGYKYTGRVAALAEAAREAGLSF, encoded by the coding sequence TTGTTTAAGAAAGTTGATAGAAAAGCGTCAAGACAAAAAAAGCAAATGTCAATAAGAAATAAGATTTCTGGAACTCCAGAAAGACCTAGACTTTCAGTTTTTAGATCAAATACTAACATTTTTGCTCAATTAATCGACGATGTAAATGGAGTTACTCTAGTATCTGCATCTACAATAGATAAAGCATTAAAAGGAAGTATTGCTAATGGTGGAAACGTTGAAGCGGCAAAAGCCATTGGTAAAGCAATAGCTGAAAGAGCTAAAGAAAAAGGAATAAATGCTATCGTTTTCGATAGATCAGGATATAAATATACAGGAAGAGTAGCGGCTCTTGCAGAAGCGGCTAGAGAAGCTGGATTAAGCTTCTAA
- the rplF gene encoding 50S ribosomal protein L6, with product MSRVGKKPIAVPSGVDFSVKDNVVTVKGPKGTLTKEFNKNITIKLEDGHITFERPNDEPFMRSIHGTTRALINNMVKGVSEGYRKTLTLVGVGYRAAAKGKGLEISLGFSHPVIIDEIPGITFTVEKNTTIHIDGIEKELVGQVAANIRAKRPPEPYKGKGVKYADEHIRRKEGKKS from the coding sequence ATGTCAAGAGTAGGTAAAAAACCTATAGCTGTGCCTTCTGGAGTTGATTTTTCAGTAAAAGACAATGTTGTTACTGTAAAAGGACCAAAGGGTACATTAACTAAAGAATTTAATAAAAATATAACTATAAAATTAGAAGATGGTCACATTACATTCGAAAGACCTAATGATGAACCATTCATGAGATCAATACACGGAACTACTAGAGCTTTAATCAACAACATGGTTAAAGGAGTTTCTGAAGGATACAGAAAAACTCTTACTTTAGTAGGGGTAGGATATAGAGCAGCAGCTAAAGGAAAAGGATTAGAAATATCTTTAGGATTTTCTCATCCAGTAATCATAGATGAAATACCTGGAATTACTTTTACTGTTGAAAAGAATACTACTATTCATATAGATGGAATCGAAAAAGAATTAGTAGGTCAAGTTGCAGCTAATATAAGAGCTAAGAGACCACCTGAACCATATAAAGGTAAAGGGGTTAAATATGCTGATGAACATATTAGAAGAAAAGAAGGTAAAAAGTCTTAA
- the rpsH gene encoding 30S ribosomal protein S8, with translation MYLTDPIADMLTRVRNANAVMHEKVDIPHSKMKERIAEILKEQGYISNFKIVTDEENKKSIRVYLKYAGKERVIKGLKRISKPGRRVYSSVEDMPRVLSGLGIAIVSTSKGVITDKVARAEKVGGEVLAFVW, from the coding sequence ATGTATTTAACAGATCCAATTGCTGATATGTTAACAAGAGTAAGAAATGCTAATGCAGTTATGCATGAAAAAGTAGATATACCTCACTCAAAGATGAAAGAAAGAATTGCTGAAATCTTAAAAGAGCAAGGATATATTTCTAATTTCAAAATTGTTACTGATGAAGAAAATAAGAAAAGTATAAGAGTTTATTTAAAATATGCAGGAAAAGAAAGAGTTATAAAAGGATTAAAGAGAATATCTAAACCTGGAAGAAGAGTTTACTCTTCAGTGGAAGATATGCCAAGAGTTCTATCTGGACTTGGAATAGCAATAGTTTCAACTTCAAAAGGGGTTATTACAGATAAAGTTGCTAGAGCTGAAAAAGTTGGTGGAGAAGTCCTTGCATTTGTATGGTAA
- the rpsN gene encoding 30S ribosomal protein S14 — protein MAKKSMIARDVKRAKLVDKYAEKRAELKKRIAAGDMEAMFELNKLPKDSSVVRKRNRCQLDGRPRGFMREFGISRVKFRQLAGAGLIPGVKKSSW, from the coding sequence ATGGCGAAAAAGTCAATGATCGCAAGAGATGTTAAAAGAGCAAAACTTGTTGACAAATATGCTGAAAAAAGAGCTGAATTAAAGAAAAGAATCGCTGCTGGAGATATGGAAGCTATGTTTGAATTAAACAAATTACCAAAAGATTCTTCAGTTGTTAGAAAAAGAAATAGATGTCAATTAGATGGTAGACCAAGAGGATTTATGAGAGAATTCGGAATATCAAGAGTTAAGTTTAGACAACTTGCAGGTGCTGGACTTATACCTGGTGTAAAAAAATCATCTTGGTAA
- the rplE gene encoding 50S ribosomal protein L5, with protein MDKYVSRYHKFYNEVVVPKLMKELEIKNIMDCPKLEKIIVNMGVGEATQNSKLMDAAMADLTLITGQKPLLRKAKKSEAGFKLREGMPIGAKVTLRKERMYDFLDRLVNVVLPRVRDFEGVPSNSFDGRGNYSVGLRDQLVFPEIDFDKVEKLLGMSITMVSSAKTDEEGRALLKAFGMPFKK; from the coding sequence GTGGATAAATATGTTTCAAGATACCACAAATTCTATAATGAAGTAGTGGTTCCTAAATTAATGAAAGAATTAGAAATTAAAAATATCATGGATTGTCCTAAACTAGAAAAGATCATAGTTAATATGGGAGTTGGAGAAGCTACTCAAAACTCTAAATTAATGGATGCTGCTATGGCAGATTTAACTTTAATCACTGGACAAAAACCATTATTGAGAAAAGCTAAAAAATCTGAAGCTGGTTTCAAATTAAGAGAAGGAATGCCTATTGGTGCAAAAGTTACTTTAAGAAAAGAAAGAATGTATGATTTCTTAGATAGATTAGTAAACGTAGTTCTTCCAAGAGTTAGAGACTTCGAAGGAGTTCCAAGCAACTCATTTGATGGAAGAGGAAATTATTCAGTAGGATTGAGAGACCAATTAGTATTTCCTGAAATAGATTTTGATAAAGTTGAAAAACTTTTAGGAATGTCTATCACTATGGTTTCTTCTGCAAAAACAGATGAAGAAGGAAGAGCATTACTAAAGGCTTTTGGAATGCCTTTCAAGAAGTAA
- the rplX gene encoding 50S ribosomal protein L24, with amino-acid sequence MARPKIKFVPESLHVKTGDIVYVISGKDKKKTGKVLRVFPKKGKIIVEGINIVTKHLKPSQVNPQGGVVQKEAAIFSSKVMLFDEKTKQPTRVGYEVRDGKKVRVSKKSGEII; translated from the coding sequence ATGGCTAGACCTAAAATTAAATTTGTTCCTGAATCATTACATGTAAAAACTGGAGATATAGTTTATGTAATATCTGGAAAAGATAAAAAGAAAACAGGTAAAGTTCTAAGAGTTTTCCCTAAAAAAGGAAAAATAATCGTAGAAGGTATAAATATAGTAACAAAACATTTAAAGCCATCTCAAGTGAACCCACAAGGTGGAGTTGTACAAAAAGAAGCTGCAATCTTCTCATCAAAAGTTATGCTGTTTGATGAAAAGACTAAACAACCAACAAGAGTTGGATATGAAGTTAGAGATGGAAAAAAAGTAAGAGTTTCAAAAAAATCTGGAGAAATAATATAA
- the rplN gene encoding 50S ribosomal protein L14 encodes MVQQQTILNVADNSGAKKLMVIRVLGGSKKRFGRIGDIVVASVKEAIPGGNVKKGDVVKAVIVRTRKETRRDDGSYIKFDDNAGVVINNNNEPRATRIFGPVARELRARNFMKILSLAIEVI; translated from the coding sequence ATGGTACAACAACAAACTATCCTTAATGTTGCTGATAACTCAGGGGCTAAAAAACTTATGGTAATAAGAGTTTTAGGAGGATCTAAAAAGAGATTTGGAAGAATTGGTGACATTGTTGTGGCATCAGTTAAAGAAGCTATCCCTGGTGGTAACGTTAAAAAGGGAGATGTCGTAAAGGCTGTTATAGTAAGAACAAGAAAAGAAACTAGAAGAGACGATGGTTCATATATAAAATTCGATGATAATGCTGGAGTTGTAATAAACAATAACAACGAACCAAGAGCAACAAGAATATTCGGACCAGTTGCAAGAGAATTAAGAGCAAGAAACTTTATGAAAATCTTATCTCTAGCAATAGAAGTTATATAA
- the rpsQ gene encoding 30S ribosomal protein S17, which produces MRNERKVREGIVVSDKMEKTIVVAIETMILHPIYKKRVKRTTKFKAHDEENVAQVGDKVRIMETRRLSKDKNWRLVEIIEKAR; this is translated from the coding sequence TTGAGAAACGAAAGAAAAGTAAGAGAAGGAATAGTTGTTTCTGACAAAATGGAAAAAACGATAGTTGTTGCTATAGAAACAATGATACTTCATCCTATATACAAGAAAAGAGTAAAAAGAACTACTAAATTTAAAGCTCATGATGAAGAAAATGTAGCTCAAGTAGGAGATAAAGTAAGAATAATGGAAACTAGACGTTTATCTAAGGATAAAAATTGGAGACTAGTAGAAATCATAGAAAAGGCAAGATAA
- the rpmC gene encoding 50S ribosomal protein L29: MRAKEIREMTSEDLVVKCKELKEELFNLKFQLSLGQLTNTAKIREVRREIARINTILNER; this comes from the coding sequence ATGAGAGCTAAAGAAATAAGAGAAATGACTAGTGAAGACCTAGTTGTTAAGTGTAAAGAGCTAAAAGAAGAATTATTCAACTTGAAGTTCCAACTTTCATTAGGTCAACTAACTAATACAGCTAAAATAAGAGAAGTTAGAAGAGAAATTGCAAGAATCAACACTATCTTAAATGAAAGATAA
- the rplP gene encoding 50S ribosomal protein L16, with the protein MLMPKRTKHRKMFRGRMKGAAHKGNFVAFGDYGLQALEPSWITNRQIESCRVAINRTFKREGKTYIRIFPDKPITARPAGVRMGKGKGNVEGWVSVVRPGRILFEVSGVTEEKAKAALRKAAMKLPIRCKVVKREENENGGEN; encoded by the coding sequence ATGTTGATGCCAAAGAGAACAAAACACAGAAAAATGTTCAGAGGTAGAATGAAAGGGGCAGCTCATAAAGGTAACTTTGTTGCTTTTGGAGATTACGGATTACAAGCTCTTGAACCATCTTGGATAACAAACAGACAAATAGAATCTTGTCGGGTTGCTATCAACAGAACATTTAAAAGAGAAGGGAAAACATATATAAGAATATTCCCTGACAAACCAATCACAGCAAGACCTGCTGGAGTGAGAATGGGTAAAGGTAAAGGAAACGTTGAAGGTTGGGTATCAGTAGTAAGACCTGGAAGAATATTATTCGAAGTTTCAGGAGTAACTGAAGAAAAAGCTAAAGCAGCTTTAAGAAAAGCAGCTATGAAATTACCAATCAGATGTAAAGTTGTTAAAAGAGAAGAAAATGAAAATGGTGGTGAAAACTAA